The following DNA comes from Harpia harpyja isolate bHarHar1 chromosome 20, bHarHar1 primary haplotype, whole genome shotgun sequence.
CCCCCTTCACAAGGAGTCCTCCTCAGGGACAGCCCTTCACTCTCGGCTTCGTTGCTTTTCGGCTGCACAGGCGAGGCCGGTCTCAATCAGCCTCCCTTTCGCCCCACTTTgttttttgcagggttttttttgttgtttttacagcCTTACACGGTACAGGCTGTGCTTACACTTAGGACTTGCTGCTCCATTCTAGAAACAGCATTAAACAACGGGGTGGTTTTATTCAGCTGTCAGCCAGGTCCCAAGTCCATCGCTTCGGGAAAAAGCCATCAGGAAGGTAAAAATGTCAAACATCAAGCACCAATCCCACTTTCCCGACTGCATCATATAGACTTAGGTCATCTCATTGTACACGGTAGGGATCCGCGTTCAACATCAGTAACTCATACCATTTAGGGAACACACGTTCCACAAGAAAACCTTCTCAGCTGAAACTGAACGAGTGATGAACCAAGAACTGCCGCCGCTACCTGCCTGCTTTGAGTGGAAAGTAAACAGATGCAAACCGTGGACGTTCAGCATCAGCAGAACTCATTCCACTTTAGAGCTTCACCACATTTGTACCATTTCATCCAGCACAAGCTGAATGGCAGTAACCTCTCTACTGAGCCTACAGGTGTGACAGGTGGTCAGGCAGGAAGTGCCGTTcccgctgcctgctgccagaAAAGACACGGCAGAGGATTACTTCATTCGTTCGTGGAAAGAGAGCGCGGCAGCAGGCGCCCAAGCGGCCAAAGGACGAGCAAGAGCCCACTCCCCTCGGCGTGAGCTTAGAAAGGGCTCAGAGGCAAGGACTGCGCGGGCTTACAGACCTGCGGGGCCTCGGCGTCCGCGGGCGGCTCTCCCGCGCCGGCGCTGCTGGTCGGGCTCCGCTTCCCGCAGGGCTCCGCGCCGAGAAGCTCCTCCGCGGCCAGgctgggcagcggcggcggcagccaaGCGCCCTCGGCGACGGCGCGGCCCGGCGCCACGCACAGGTTGTAGGAGTAGGGCAAGGTGCCCTCGCAGAAGTCGGCCGGGAAGGCGGCGCCGGCCACGGAGAAGCGCTGCGCGCCCAGGCAGCGCAGgacggcgggcggcccggcccggcgcacCCGCGCCAGCACGGCCAGCGCCACGCTCAGCAGGAAGAGGGCGGAGAGGAGCGCCAGCGCCAGCACCAGGTAGAACTGCAGCTCCGCCGGCGAGTCGGCGCCCGCCGCCCGCTCGCTCAGCTCCGGCAGCGCCTCCTGCAAGCTCTCGGCCAGCACCACGTGCAGCGTGGCCGTGGCCGACAGCGCCGGCTGCCCGTGGTCCTTCACCACGGCCACCAGCCGCTGCTTCGCCGCGTCCCTCTCCGACACGGCCCGCGCCGTCCGCACCTCGCCGCTGTGCAGCCCCACGCGGAACAGCGCCGGCTCCGGCGCCTGCACCAGCTCGTACGACAGCCACGCGTTGCGCCCCGCGTCCGCGTCCACCGCCACCACCTTGGCCACCAGGTACCCGGCCTCGGCCGACCGCGGCACCACCTCGaacggggccgcggccggggacgcccccgcgcccgcccccgccgcgcccgcgcccgccgccggccacAGCACCCGCGGCGCGTTGTCGTTGCGGTCCAGCACGAAGACGCGCACCGTCGCCGTCGAGCTCCGCGCCGGCGCCCCGCCGTCCTGCGCCCGCACCGCCACCGCGAACTCGCGGCACTGCTCGTAGTCGAAGGAGCGCTGCGCGTAcaccgcgccgctccgcgcctccACCGACACGTACGGCGCCGcgcccgcgctgccgcccgccagCCAGTAGCTGACGCGCCCGTTGGCGCCCGCGTCCGCGTCCCGCGCGCGCACGCGCAGCACCGGCGCGCCCGCCGCGTTGTTCTCCGCCACGTAGGCGCTGTAGGCGGCCTCCTCGAACAccggcgcgttgtcgttcacgTCCGACACCTCCAGCACCAGCGCCGCGCGGCTGGAGAGCGCCGGGCTGCCCCGGTCCCTGGCCACCACCGCCACCCGGTGCTCGGGCGCCTGCTCCCGGTCCAGCGCGCTCGCCGTCACCACCTTGTACGAGCCGCCCGACGACGCCACGATCGACAGCGGCGCCTCGCCCGACAGCTCGCACGACACCTGCCCGTTCTCCCCGGAGTCCCGGTCCCGCACTTTCACCAGGGCCACCACCGTGCCGGCCGGCGCGTCCTCGGGCACCGGGCTCGACACCGACGTCAGTGTCACCTCGGGCGCGTTGTCGTTCACGTCcagcacctccacctccaccttgCAGTGTGCCACCAGACCGCCCCCGTCCCTCGCCTCCACCAGCAGTGTGTAGCCTCGCGTGTCCTCGAAGTCCAGCGCCTCCTGCAGCGTGATCGTCCCGCTCTCCGCGTCCACCACGAACTTCTGAAGCACCTTGGCCGGCGTTTCCCCGAAGCCGTAAGTGATGCGGGCGTTGGTGCCGGCGTCGGCGTCGGAGGCGGAGACGTTCAGCACCATCGAGCCCGGCGGCGCGTCCTCCCGCAGGCTGGCGCGGTAGCGGTCCTGCGCGAACACGGGTGGGTTGTCGTTGGCGTCGGTGACGTTGATGCAGAGCTGGGCGGTGCCGCTCCGGGGCGGCTCGCCGCCGTCCAGCGCCGTCAGCACCAGCCGCAGGCTCTGCTCCCTCTCCCGGTCCAGTGCGCGCCGCAGCACCAGCTCCGCGAACTTGCTGCCGTCCTGGCTCTCCTTCACCTCCACCGCGAAGTACCCGTTGGTCTCCAGCTCGTAGCCCTGCAGCGAGTTGCTGCCCACGTCTGCGTCCTCGGCCGTGCCCAAGTAAAACCGGGCGCCGGGAGAAGTGAACTCGTTGATCTCCAGCTGGAAACTGTCTCGCAGGAAGCGCGGGGCGTTGTCGTTGATGTCCTGGATGGCCACCTCGACGTGGAAAACGTTGAGCGGGTTCTGCACCAGCGCCTCGAAGCTGACGGAGCAGGACGCCGCCTCGCCGCACATCTCCTCCCGGTCCAGCCTCTCGCTCACGTAGAGGTTCCCGGTCTCCCCGCTCACGCCGAAGTACTGCTTCTCGGCGCTGAGCCGCAGCTGGCGTGCCGGCAGGTCGGCCGGGCTCAGCCCCAGGTCCCGCGCCAGCGGCCCCACCAGCGAgcctctgcccagctcctcggGGATGGCGTAGCGGACCCGCTCCGGCGCCGCCCGGCAGCACAAGCCCAGCAGCAAAGCGGGCAGCAGCACTCGCCCGGCTGCTCGCCGGcggctctgcctctgcctctgcctgcccgcCATTCTGGGCAGCGCTCGCCGCGCTCCTCCCTTCCAGCCACTCTCCGCAGCGAGCGCAGGGCCCGCCGGAGGGCAGCGATCTCGGCGCCGGCTCGGACGCCGCTgctccccgcgccgcgccgcctcTCGCCTCTGCTGCCCGTGCCGCTGCCGCTCTGGCCGGCGCCGTGCGAGCGAGCAGCCTGCGGGGGCAGGACGCTGCGGCGGCTGCGGCTCCGGCTGCAGCGCCGCTCCGCCTCGGCCAACAGCGGCACCCGGAGGCGCCGCGACGCCACCGCAGCCGGCTGATGGCCGCGCTCGCTCACGGCGGCCCGGGCTTTCGATCTGTACGCATCAAGCTTGGCGGTCTCTCTTTTAATACAAAAAGGACACTCAGAGGCACTGACGTAATGCTTAGCAGGAACCCTAGCCATTATAATGCGACCGTCGTCTCCTACTCAAGAAGGATCTTGAGGCTGCAGTAGACTCTTAAAGTAGTGATACACTCTGTCATGTACCTTTATGTCTTCCGGCGTGAGTTGGTATGAAAACTAAGAAGGAAATATCTGTGACAGAGCAATAAAGAAGTTTTGTCGTGCATGTTTTCAGCCTTTCCTGATGTTTCATCTCCCTGCCCACGTGTCTCTCGGAAGCCCACGCAAAAAGGGTGAATTTCATTTTATTCGGAAATGCTCAGGTTTGATTCTGGTTTAGAACAACAATTAACACTGATGGAGAGATGTGAAGCCTAAAGGTAGTGGACCTGAACTCAGACCAGTGTCACTGTACATGCCTGGCAGAGAAGAACAAAGTGTAGAACCATGTAGGCTCTTTGCCCTGTGCACATCCTGACGCTGACTCCTCTTCCGTACAGAAAAACCTTCAGTGCTCTTGCTGGAAACGCCAAAGTCCGAGGCCTGCCATAAGGCTcgattttgcttttctctctctgtgattTTGGGAGCTTCTAGGCAAAAGTCCCACTGTCTGGCCAGCCCATGCAAGGACTGCCTGATCAGCTGAAAGCTTGTCAATGATTTCTGATGATTaatatacaaaaccaaaacctccaTCTGATCTCATTGGGGCAGGTACTTCAGTGCTGTGATTTGCAGATGCTTTGCCACAAGTCACTGAGGCCTCGAGATGTAAGCTAGGCAAGTTGCAGTGATTTAGAAGGGCTGCTAGGTCTCTCTTGCCTGTACTTTACTAGGCCCCACGTGTTCCTTTAATGAGAACAACAAAACTCAGCAGCACTTAATTAAACCAAAGAAGCCCAAACAAGTACCTCTCACTAAGCAAGATGGGGCAGGTTATTTGCTACTGTGACACATCCAGGCCTGTGCAGCCTAGGGACATGTAGCCTTGTAGTCctcagagaaaaaagaacaagccaCAGGTAGGTGGGATTGGCCAGCAGTACTCTACACCAGGCTGTACCACCTTCTGAGTAGCCAGCTTGCCAGAGGGGGATCAGAGGTGACTGCTGCTATGCAGTAATGCTCATTGATCTTCATTAGTGCTTGTTATCCACTTGGACTAAGCAATGGGTAGGGGGGTGTGCAAGTGTTCTCCACGAGTTCCTTCTTGCAAAGCAGAAGCTCAAATCTCTCAGCCATTTCTGATGATTAATAAACAAGACCAAACACTCTGACTTGCTCCACCGAGGTAAGTATTTGACTACTGGAATGTACAGATGCTTGGCCGCAACTCTGCCTTGAAAATTCATCTCCCAGAGCACCTGGAAGTGACTGAGGTCTGAACCCACAAGCAAAGCCCTGAAGTCTTACTTTGGACTACATAGTAGGGGGGTGGCTTTTGGAAATCCGTTAGTCCTTGTGACTTTTTCTACTATGTAAATGCTTTATCAAAGGTCTTTATCTAGGTATAAGGGCATATGAAAGACTCAATTttaacttctgtttcattttcctcaCACAAAAAGGTCTTATCTCCATGTGGTTCTCCAGGGAAGTCAGTATTTGCTGCAAAACAACACTCGGTTCCAACTGCAAAAGAACAATCCACAAGTGATAAATGATGACTTTCCAGGAAACAAAGCCTGAAGGCAGATCAAAGGATGGGAAAATGTAATTACCACTTTGATGACACTCTCCATCAAAATGTTGCAGGGAGAAATACAGGGATAGAGGAGGTTTCACACAGGAATTATCAAGATGTTCTACCCatatgtcctgggttcagctgggatagagttaattttcacaggaacctgggaggggtcacagccaggacagctgacctgaactagcctaggagctattccataccatgtgacatcatgctcagtatataaatggggagcaggctgggtgGGGGGCTCTCGGCTTTCAGTGGGGGAGCGTCGGggtccgggtggtgagcagttgcactgtgcatcactcgttttgtatattcttttattagtactgttgttgttgttgtaacttctcactttgtgttgtcccagtaaattgtccttatatcaacccacgaggttcctttttttttttcttttctcctttctgattctcctccccatcccaccgcaggggagtggggaggagtgagtgagcggctgcatggtcctttgttgccggctgggctgaaacaacAACACCATGTATGTAATGAACAATGATGTATCATTGTTCTCATTTCTCTCCAACCCCACACAACTTGCAGGTTAGCTTCTGACCCTCATAACTGGCACACACATGTCATGAGAGGTTAATGCATCATGATCATACCAAGAAAGGACATACATTTGTCTGCTTACCACCATTCTCATAAGAAATATGAGTATTCAAAAGCACGTGAGAGTTAACATGGCCAAACTAAAAGACAAGCAGTCATCCAACAGAGACTGGGTCATCAAACTCTTTGCTTAGGAGGAATCTCGTCTCCTCTTTTATCACACACACTGTTCCACAGAGATGCAACTTCTTCAAAGGTCATGTTTACATCTATTCACCCATAACAAAACCGGAACACAAATGTACCCCCCTTACATCTCCTGCCTTCCACACCAGCTGTAACATGAGCAAGAGACTGTGTGGCTTgtctggctcatagttcacaaacaagtttcaccatgtctagtgcacacaggtgactcatggggggttacaaaagcgacccagccttgggttgccttcaggccctgtctctctgcagagacgactcacggggagctgtgtagacagcttagccctgggttgtctgataaaccctaaactacaCAGcgcggtggctgtgccattcaaagaacccaAACCTGAACttagccttgaaatcccttaacaaatagtatgccctgagtctcaatccaaccactattcagttgtctgaggaagcaaggtaaaaaaaacccccaaaactggagggtttcagcttcagtttcaaatgacaaccttgtgtattcaagcaatcacagaccaacaaaggaaagataagggaaaACTCCACTCacatatacataatccatttaggcatataccATAATCcgctcagacatagtcatacacaccattccacaagtcggGGATAAAAACTCtgagattcaggttggaaatgggggagtcacttctccaactatacagttggcttgtgaaggaaacccttttCCCCCTTGATGGGGATGCCagttgaggtaacttccctgggattgaaagcccttacctggaggagtacgtgaatattgtttatgctttaagtttgtaaatgcgtgtgtgcttgtggttgtctgtgaattgcttgtggttgtaataatgtactactcttgccttaaaaaattgcaatagtgcattcctccattgtatctgtaaaacctgcaatagtggcgtgttaagtctgtaagtgaagttcaaataaatcatttgcttgaaccttgcagttaagtccttttccatcacagAGGCACTAACACATAACACGTTGCTAAATGAAGATATGCCACTACTTATAACTAAACCTACATACATAGAACACCAGGGggtgggaaagaaaaggaaaaaaattcggACAAGCAATGCAGGGAAGCATTAAAATTACTGTCAGAGAAACACACCAGGAAGATGTCTCGGTCTTCACTGTGGGCATGGAAATTCATCCCCCAGAGCACCTGGGAGCCGTTGCGTTCTCAAGCTGCACGTGCAACCCTAAAGTCTTACTCCGGACTACAGAGTAGGGGGTTCCTTTTATGAAAGCTCATCAGCTCTCATCATTTTTTCGACTCTGTGGCCTGCTCATCTCCCACAAGTCTGAAGCCCTAAGTGGAAACGCCTAATCACAGGCCCCTTTCTCAAGCTAAGTCTTCTGAGAAAGTATAACAGATTCTCTTTtagcttctgctttctttttctcatacaTAAAATTCTGTCTTCCAGTGGCTGAGGGCTTGCCAGGGGAAGTAAGGATTTGCTGCAGAACAACACGCCGAGTCTCCAAAGATAAAGAACTATCCAGAAATGGGGCAAAATGAACCATGACTTTCCAGGAAACAAAGGCATGAAAGACAGTGTAATTACAACTATGAAGAAAGTCTACGTCGCAGATGTTACAGGGAGATGCAGATGGATGAAGGAGGTTTCACGCAGGATCTACCCATGCATCATGGTTCTGCAGGGAGAGTTATTGTACAAACGCTTTATTGCTGGAGGACTGTCATTGCCTTTCAGGACAGGGGAACCAGGATCACCGCATGAATGGCACGGGCCTTGGCACCAGGCATGAAATCAAACCATTGCTCAGCCAAAGCCACATAGACCCACCAATTTTCCTGGTTGGGAGCCAGCCTGCTGGCTCTGCATTCACAGCCTTTATTTGCACCATGGACAACATCCAAGATTTGGCCATGTATCAGCCACAGGCAAAAGAGCATTTCAGTCGGCGACATTGTAGAGAAACAGAAGTCTATCCAAGTCTTTGTCTTGGCAGCTCTAAACCTTCAAGGTATGGATGCAAACTTCC
Coding sequences within:
- the LOC128155009 gene encoding protocadherin gamma-B5-like isoform X2; the protein is MAGRQRQRQSRRRAAGRVLLPALLLGLCCRAAPERVRYAIPEELGRGSLVGPLARDLGLSPADLPARQLRLSAEKQYFGVSGETGNLYVSERLDREEMCGEAASCSVSFEALVQNPLNVFHVEVAIQDINDNAPRFLRDSFQLEINEFTSPGARFYLGTAEDADVGSNSLQGYELETNGYFAVEVKESQDGSKFAELVLRRALDREREQSLRLVLTALDGGEPPRSGTAQLCINVTDANDNPPVFAQDRYRASLREDAPPGSMVLNVSASDADAGTNARITYGFGETPAKVLQKFVVDAESGTITLQEALDFEDTRGYTLLVEARDGGGLVAHCKVEVEVLDVNDNAPEVTLTSVSSPVPEDAPAGTVVALVKVRDRDSGENGQVSCELSGEAPLSIVASSGGSYKVVTASALDREQAPEHRVAVVARDRGSPALSSRAALVLEVSDVNDNAPVFEEAAYSAYVAENNAAGAPVLRVRARDADAGANGRVSYWLAGGSAGAAPYVSVEARSGAVYAQRSFDYEQCREFAVAVRAQDGGAPARSSTATVRVFVLDRNDNAPRVLWPAAGAGAAGAGAGASPAAAPFEVVPRSAEAGYLVAKVVAVDADAGRNAWLSYELVQAPEPALFRVGLHSGEVRTARAVSERDAAKQRLVAVVKDHGQPALSATATLHVVLAESLQEALPELSERAAGADSPAELQFYLVLALALLSALFLLSVALAVLARVRRAGPPAVLRCLGAQRFSVAGAAFPADFCEGTLPYSYNLCVAPGRAVAEGAWLPPPLPSLAAEELLGAEPCGKRSPTSSAGAGEPPADAEAPQQAQPNTDWRFSQTQRPGTSGSQNGEEGGAWPNNQFDTEMLQAMILASANEAADGNSTLGGGTGTMGLSARYGPQFTLQHVPDYRQNVYIPGSTATLTNAAGKRDAKSAGSSGGNKKKSGKKEKK